From Halotia branconii CENA392, the proteins below share one genomic window:
- a CDS encoding MraY family glycosyltransferase yields MNLYNSLKSLGIADPSGTGWLAVVFTLLLACLVTWRLIPTVRKFALRVGWADQPNARRLNREPLPNAGGLAIYAGVIAALVLASLLRPIELQNVLAQVLTILLGGSILVLVGFIDDQFSLPPSVRLWTQILTALLLFANGISIEVSIGTPIDSILSMALTVLWVVGITNAINLMDGMDGLAGGVSFITAMSLLAVSAQFPNKAAATLVLAALGGSALGFLRHNFHPSRIIMGDAGAYFFGYTLAATSILGDLQVTTVFSLVPTVLFLLLPVLDTTQVFVRRLLAGKNPLSTPGKDHLHHRLLAWGLSQRHAAFTLWIITLGCNLLAMAVRGMPLAVILATASSIVILLGLTIWQRIHQQS; encoded by the coding sequence ATGAATCTATATAACTCCCTTAAGTCTCTTGGTATTGCCGACCCTAGCGGCACCGGCTGGTTGGCAGTGGTATTTACGTTACTTTTGGCTTGCCTAGTAACGTGGCGTTTGATTCCGACAGTACGCAAATTTGCTTTACGGGTAGGTTGGGCCGACCAACCAAATGCTCGTAGATTAAATCGAGAACCTTTGCCAAATGCGGGGGGGTTAGCTATTTATGCGGGAGTAATTGCTGCATTGGTATTAGCTAGCCTCTTGCGACCTATTGAACTGCAAAATGTCTTAGCTCAGGTGCTGACAATTTTACTAGGAGGTTCTATCCTAGTGCTTGTCGGCTTTATTGATGATCAGTTTAGCTTACCTCCATCGGTTCGCTTGTGGACACAGATTCTCACAGCTTTGTTGCTATTTGCCAATGGCATCAGTATTGAAGTTAGTATAGGCACGCCCATCGACTCAATTCTCTCGATGGCGTTGACGGTGCTGTGGGTAGTAGGTATTACCAACGCCATCAACTTGATGGATGGGATGGATGGATTAGCAGGGGGAGTTAGTTTCATCACTGCAATGAGTTTATTAGCAGTTTCAGCCCAATTTCCTAATAAAGCCGCAGCTACTTTAGTTTTGGCAGCTTTAGGAGGTTCGGCGCTGGGCTTTTTGCGACATAATTTCCACCCATCACGGATCATTATGGGTGATGCCGGAGCATATTTCTTTGGTTATACGCTAGCTGCAACAAGTATTTTAGGCGACTTGCAGGTAACTACAGTCTTTTCCTTAGTGCCAACAGTTTTATTTCTGTTATTGCCAGTTCTAGATACTACTCAAGTTTTTGTCAGACGGCTATTAGCAGGAAAAAACCCCCTCAGTACCCCAGGTAAAGATCACTTACATCATCGTTTACTGGCTTGGGGTTTATCTCAGCGCCATGCCGCGTTTACCCTTTGGATAATTACTTTAGGTTGCAATTTACTAGCGATGGCAGTACGAGGTATGCCTTTAGCAGTGATCCTTGCTACTGCCAGTAGTATTGTTATCCTTTTAGGTTTAACAATCTGGCAAAGAATACACCAACAATCCTAA
- a CDS encoding TetR/AcrR family transcriptional regulator has protein sequence MQRLDTAKKEAILNAAKQRLRKYGIQKTTMQEIAKDAGIAVGTLYLYFKNKDEILIATAENYAQIHLADAEKILSSQKSPIEKLKTYIINRFRAVKDSRISGSHAAELARTVIRLQPQLHEEQSNRVRKNVLAILQEGIQTNLFHIDDLERDIEVFLYSIGYFFPLATTENYYEPEEEKLCMVVDWFLKQWCQE, from the coding sequence ATGCAAAGGCTGGATACAGCAAAAAAAGAAGCCATTTTGAATGCAGCAAAACAGCGTCTTCGCAAATATGGGATTCAAAAAACGACAATGCAAGAAATTGCTAAGGATGCCGGCATCGCTGTGGGGACGCTGTACTTATATTTTAAAAATAAAGATGAGATTTTAATTGCAACTGCTGAAAACTATGCCCAGATACATTTAGCAGATGCCGAGAAAATTTTAAGTTCACAAAAGTCTCCTATTGAAAAACTCAAGACTTACATTATCAATCGCTTTCGTGCAGTTAAAGATAGTCGTATCAGCGGCTCTCACGCTGCCGAACTTGCCCGGACAGTAATTCGTTTGCAACCACAATTGCACGAAGAACAAAGTAATCGAGTTAGAAAAAATGTGTTGGCAATTCTCCAAGAAGGTATTCAAACAAATCTGTTTCATATCGATGATTTAGAGCGAGATATAGAAGTATTTTTGTACTCTATTGGTTATTTTTTCCCACTTGCGACTACAGAAAATTATTATGAGCCTGAAGAAGAAAAGTTATGTATGGTTGTTGATTGGTTCCTTAAGCAATGGTGTCAGGAGTAA
- a CDS encoding cytochrome P450, producing the protein MSQTQFSSTQTPTKFSHQLPPGPRGYLLLSLPKIQQDSLGYLSQMWQEYGNLVRLPVVPSYTFYLAAHPNYVEHMLSTHQERYSKPDLFNKSMSLMVGQSILTSEGDFWLKHRRLMQPAFHQKYLENLSSVMVSCTESLLEEWQQKLDNEVIDIVPEMMRLTLKIVGLALFNKDISVESSTLGQAFREAFNYVSYKINNVWTEPLWIPTSRNLRFRQAKQILDRAVLDIINSRRQNPLETHDLLSMLLTAQDEVTKEGMTDKQLQDEVITLVAAGHETVASALSWTWYLLGKHPDVAANMQDELQTILNGSSPTIEKLPQLAYTRRIFDESMRLYPPSWGLPRVALEDDEIQGYFIPKGTIINIAQFIIHRHPEFWENPDQFDPDRFLPEKVNQRPKFTYFPFGAGQRICIGKSFALMEATIIMASIFQRFHIELVSHQSIEPDATFTLRPKYGIKVKVRKKVK; encoded by the coding sequence ATGTCGCAAACGCAATTTTCTTCAACCCAAACACCCACAAAATTCAGCCATCAGTTACCGCCAGGGCCGCGTGGATATCTGCTACTCAGTCTTCCTAAAATCCAGCAAGACTCTCTCGGTTACTTGAGTCAAATGTGGCAAGAATATGGCAACTTAGTACGCCTACCAGTTGTGCCAAGTTATACTTTTTATCTTGCCGCCCATCCAAATTATGTAGAACACATGTTGTCTACTCACCAAGAACGTTACAGCAAACCAGATTTATTTAACAAATCAATGAGTTTAATGGTGGGTCAAAGCATTCTAACTAGTGAAGGAGATTTTTGGCTTAAGCATCGTCGCTTAATGCAACCTGCATTTCATCAAAAATATCTGGAAAATCTTAGTTCTGTGATGGTGAGTTGCACTGAATCTCTGCTTGAAGAATGGCAACAAAAACTAGATAACGAAGTTATTGACATCGTACCTGAGATGATGCGCTTAACTTTAAAAATTGTCGGTTTAGCATTATTTAACAAAGATATCAGTGTAGAATCTAGCACTCTGGGTCAAGCCTTTCGTGAAGCCTTTAATTACGTCAGCTACAAAATAAATAACGTCTGGACAGAACCTTTATGGATACCAACATCTCGTAATTTGAGGTTCCGTCAGGCAAAACAAATTTTAGATAGAGCTGTTTTAGATATAATCAATTCCCGTCGGCAAAATCCGTTGGAAACCCATGACCTGTTATCTATGCTTCTAACAGCACAAGATGAAGTGACTAAAGAAGGAATGACCGACAAACAACTTCAAGATGAAGTAATTACTTTAGTAGCAGCAGGACATGAAACTGTAGCCTCTGCACTTTCATGGACTTGGTATCTTTTAGGAAAACATCCTGATGTCGCCGCTAATATGCAGGATGAATTGCAAACTATTCTTAATGGCAGCAGTCCCACTATTGAGAAACTGCCACAATTGGCATACACTCGCCGAATTTTTGATGAATCCATGCGCCTCTATCCTCCAAGTTGGGGATTACCGAGGGTGGCTCTAGAAGACGATGAAATTCAAGGTTATTTTATCCCTAAAGGTACAATTATTAACATTGCTCAATTCATCATTCACCGCCATCCTGAGTTTTGGGAAAATCCAGACCAGTTTGATCCAGATCGTTTTTTACCAGAAAAAGTGAATCAAAGACCAAAATTTACTTATTTTCCATTTGGTGCAGGTCAAAGAATTTGTATAGGTAAAAGCTTTGCCTTAATGGAAGCAACGATTATCATGGCATCAATTTTTCAGCGTTTTCACATTGAATTAGTTTCTCATCAATCCATCGAGCCAGATGCCACCTTTACCCTGCGACCGAAATATGGCATTAAAGTTAAAGTGCGAAAAAAAGTTAAGTAA
- the fabG gene encoding 3-oxoacyl-[acyl-carrier-protein] reductase → MEILSENLQKLQGQVALVTGASRGIGRAIALELATQGATVVVNYASSNAAADNVVAEITQAGGQALALQADVSQASQVEALLNAVMDKFKRLDILVNNAGITRDTLLLRMKPEDWQAVIDLNLTGVFLCTRAASKVMLKQRSGRIINIASVAGQMGNPGQANYSAAKAGVIGFTKTVAKELASRGITVNAVAPGFIATDMTSNLSNTEDILKYIPLGRYGQPEEIAGMVRFLAADPAAAYITGQVFNVDGGMVMS, encoded by the coding sequence ATGGAAATCTTAAGTGAAAATTTGCAAAAGTTACAAGGACAAGTAGCACTGGTAACGGGTGCTTCACGGGGAATTGGACGAGCGATCGCGCTAGAATTAGCTACACAGGGAGCTACTGTAGTTGTCAATTATGCCAGTTCTAACGCCGCTGCCGATAATGTCGTAGCAGAAATCACACAAGCAGGTGGTCAGGCTTTAGCGCTACAAGCCGACGTTTCCCAAGCTAGCCAAGTAGAGGCACTGCTGAACGCCGTCATGGATAAGTTCAAGCGCCTTGATATTTTGGTCAATAATGCAGGTATCACCCGCGACACCTTACTTTTACGCATGAAGCCTGAAGATTGGCAAGCCGTAATTGACCTCAATCTCACTGGTGTTTTTCTATGTACCCGTGCTGCCAGTAAAGTTATGCTCAAGCAACGTTCTGGGCGAATTATTAATATTGCCTCCGTCGCAGGACAAATGGGCAACCCTGGTCAAGCTAACTACAGCGCTGCGAAAGCAGGTGTCATTGGTTTTACTAAAACCGTCGCTAAAGAATTAGCTTCTCGCGGTATTACCGTTAACGCTGTTGCCCCTGGTTTCATCGCTACCGACATGACCAGCAATCTTAGCAACACCGAAGATATTCTTAAATACATTCCTTTAGGTCGCTATGGTCAACCAGAAGAAATTGCTGGTATGGTACGTTTCCTCGCAGCTGATCCTGCTGCGGCTTATATCACAGGACAAGTCTTTAACGTTGATGGCGGTATGGTGATGTCATAA
- the trxA gene encoding thioredoxin, protein MATKKQFNSFEEMLSDSDVPVLVDFYADWCGPCQMMVPILEQVNAQMQDRLRIVKIDTEKYAELASQYQIHALPTLVLFKQGQPVERIEGVMQAPQLVQHLQTII, encoded by the coding sequence ATGGCTACTAAAAAACAATTCAACAGCTTTGAAGAGATGCTATCTGATTCTGATGTACCTGTTTTAGTAGATTTTTATGCTGACTGGTGCGGCCCTTGTCAGATGATGGTGCCGATTTTAGAACAAGTCAATGCTCAAATGCAAGATCGCTTACGTATTGTCAAAATTGACACTGAAAAGTACGCAGAGTTAGCTAGTCAGTATCAGATTCACGCTTTACCAACCTTGGTACTATTTAAGCAAGGTCAGCCAGTAGAACGAATTGAAGGTGTAATGCAAGCACCGCAGTTGGTGCAACATTTACAGACAATTATTTAA
- a CDS encoding Uma2 family endonuclease → MLLLDPKTLQPTEDQRIILYDVTWKQYEQLSDMFVDEFPRMTYLEGTLEIIMTTSAEHERLKKIIVRLLEAYAEERDINLNGYGSTTFREQAAKKGVEPDECYCLGELNEVPDIAIEIVITSGGIDKLEVYRGLGVKEVWFWKNQQFDFYYLSENDGKYTQNSNSKLLPSLDPVLLAGFVNETNQTQAVKLYRKALQTQNS, encoded by the coding sequence ATGTTACTTTTAGACCCAAAAACACTTCAACCAACTGAAGACCAACGTATCATTCTTTATGATGTCACCTGGAAACAATACGAACAACTCTCTGATATGTTTGTTGATGAATTTCCTCGAATGACTTATTTAGAAGGAACACTAGAAATTATCATGACTACCTCTGCGGAACATGAACGCCTGAAAAAAATAATTGTTAGATTACTAGAGGCTTATGCAGAGGAAAGAGACATTAATCTTAATGGTTATGGTAGTACTACCTTCCGGGAGCAAGCTGCTAAAAAAGGCGTAGAACCAGATGAATGTTACTGTCTTGGAGAACTCAATGAAGTTCCAGATATTGCCATAGAGATTGTTATAACTAGTGGTGGAATTGACAAGTTAGAAGTTTATCGAGGTTTGGGTGTCAAAGAAGTTTGGTTTTGGAAAAACCAGCAATTTGATTTTTATTATTTATCAGAAAATGATGGCAAATATACTCAAAATTCCAACAGTAAATTACTACCAAGTTTAGACCCTGTTTTATTAGCTGGTTTTGTCAATGAAACTAATCAAACACAGGCAGTTAAACTATATCGAAAAGCATTGCAAACTCAAAACTCTTAA
- the prmA gene encoding 50S ribosomal protein L11 methyltransferase, translating into MANTWWELEILCEPALEDSIFWRLEDFGSRGTASESKGNSCLVKAYLPSFQVQLLDLAALSLWLRQDALCVGLSSPSLQWHLIDEEDWATSWKQYWQPQEIGDRFLINPAWLPLPEGSDRLVIRLDPGVAFGTGNHATTQLCLESLEMRLSSVPQSFVAADNQSEPLVIADIGCGSGILSIGAILLGAGKVYAVDTDPLAVQSTFSNRALNEISPERIIPAQGSIDMIKKLISQPVDGIVCNILANVIIELVPEMSAIAKPSTWAIFSGILLEQSAAVADVLEKHGWVVATLWKRKEWCCLNVRRS; encoded by the coding sequence ATGGCAAACACTTGGTGGGAATTAGAGATTTTATGTGAACCAGCTCTGGAAGATTCGATCTTTTGGCGACTGGAAGATTTTGGTAGCCGTGGAACAGCTAGCGAAAGCAAAGGAAATTCTTGTCTTGTAAAGGCTTATTTACCCAGTTTTCAAGTACAGCTACTAGATTTGGCCGCTCTATCGCTATGGTTGCGTCAAGATGCTCTTTGTGTGGGATTGTCTAGTCCTAGCTTACAGTGGCATTTAATTGATGAGGAAGATTGGGCGACTAGCTGGAAACAATATTGGCAACCCCAAGAAATAGGCGATCGCTTTTTGATTAATCCCGCTTGGCTTCCATTACCAGAAGGCTCAGATAGGTTAGTAATTCGCCTCGACCCTGGTGTAGCATTTGGGACTGGTAATCATGCCACTACTCAGTTATGTTTAGAATCTTTGGAAATGCGCTTGAGTTCAGTACCTCAATCTTTTGTGGCTGCTGATAATCAATCAGAACCTCTAGTAATTGCAGATATTGGTTGTGGTTCTGGTATTCTTTCGATTGGGGCAATATTACTGGGAGCAGGTAAAGTTTATGCAGTGGATACTGACCCTTTGGCAGTGCAATCGACTTTTAGTAATCGCGCTCTGAATGAGATTAGTCCTGAACGAATAATACCAGCACAGGGCAGTATAGACATGATCAAAAAGCTAATTTCTCAACCAGTAGATGGTATTGTCTGCAATATTTTGGCTAATGTAATTATCGAGTTAGTTCCAGAAATGAGTGCGATCGCCAAACCCAGCACTTGGGCTATCTTCAGCGGTATTCTACTAGAACAATCCGCAGCAGTTGCTGATGTCTTAGAAAAACATGGTTGGGTTGTCGCTACCCTGTGGAAGAGAAAAGAATGGTGTTGCTTGAATGTGCGGCGTTCTTAA
- the serA gene encoding phosphoglycerate dehydrogenase, with protein MSKVLVSDTIDQAGIDILSQVATVDVKTGLKPAELIEIIGDYDALMIRSGTRVTQEIIEAGTQLKIIGRAGVGVDNVDVPAATRRGIVVVNSPEGNTIAAAEHALAMMLALSRHIPDANASVKRGAWDRNSFVGAEVYKKTLGIVGLGKIGSHVASVAKAMGMKLLAYDPFISTERAEQIGCQLVELDLLFQQADYITLHIPKTSETTHLINAVTLGKMKPTARIINCARGGIIEETALAAAVKAGKIGGAALDVFESEPLGESDLRSLGKEVILTPHLGASTTEAQVNVAIDVAEQIRDVLLGLPARSAVNIPGLGPDVLEELKPYMQLAETLGKLVGQLAGGRVELLNVRLQGELATNKSQPLVIASLKGLLHQALRERVNYVNANIEAKERGIRVIETRDASVRDYAGSLHLEATGTLGTHSVTGALLGDKEIHLTDVDGFPINVPPSKYMVFTLHRDMPGIIGKLGSLLGSFNVNIASMQVGRKIVRGDAVMALSIDDPLPDGILEEIVKVPGIRDAYTVTL; from the coding sequence ATGTCCAAGGTTCTCGTCTCCGACACTATTGACCAGGCTGGAATTGACATTCTTTCGCAAGTTGCCACCGTAGATGTCAAAACAGGTCTAAAACCAGCGGAACTGATAGAAATTATAGGTGATTACGACGCGCTGATGATTCGTTCTGGTACGCGCGTCACCCAAGAAATTATTGAAGCTGGAACCCAGTTAAAAATCATCGGTCGTGCTGGTGTAGGTGTGGATAATGTGGATGTTCCCGCAGCCACACGCCGAGGAATTGTAGTTGTTAATTCTCCAGAAGGTAACACCATTGCCGCCGCAGAACACGCTCTGGCCATGATGTTGGCTTTGTCTCGTCACATTCCTGATGCTAACGCTTCAGTCAAACGCGGTGCGTGGGATCGCAATAGCTTTGTAGGCGCAGAAGTTTATAAAAAAACACTTGGTATTGTTGGCTTGGGTAAAATTGGTTCCCACGTAGCCTCTGTAGCTAAAGCTATGGGAATGAAACTACTCGCTTATGATCCGTTTATTTCTACAGAACGAGCTGAACAAATTGGCTGTCAGTTGGTGGAATTGGATTTGTTGTTTCAGCAAGCCGATTATATTACATTACACATCCCCAAAACTTCGGAAACCACCCACTTAATTAATGCTGTCACCTTAGGTAAAATGAAACCCACTGCTCGGATTATTAACTGCGCTCGTGGTGGCATCATTGAAGAAACAGCTTTAGCAGCAGCGGTTAAAGCAGGTAAAATCGGTGGTGCAGCCTTGGATGTATTTGAGAGTGAACCACTGGGCGAATCAGATTTGCGATCGCTTGGTAAAGAAGTCATCCTCACTCCTCATTTGGGAGCCTCTACCACCGAAGCTCAAGTCAATGTGGCCATAGATGTTGCCGAACAAATTCGCGATGTTCTCTTAGGACTACCCGCACGTTCAGCAGTCAATATTCCCGGACTTGGCCCCGATGTTTTAGAAGAACTCAAACCCTACATGCAGCTAGCAGAAACCTTGGGTAAGTTAGTGGGACAGCTAGCTGGCGGTAGAGTGGAGTTACTCAATGTGCGACTGCAAGGCGAACTAGCAACGAATAAAAGTCAGCCTTTAGTGATTGCATCCCTCAAAGGACTACTTCATCAAGCTCTACGAGAACGAGTAAATTACGTCAACGCCAACATAGAAGCCAAAGAACGAGGAATTAGGGTAATTGAAACCCGCGATGCCTCAGTTCGTGATTATGCTGGTTCCCTGCATCTAGAAGCCACAGGTACTTTAGGTACTCACTCAGTTACAGGTGCTTTGTTGGGCGATAAAGAAATTCACCTCACTGATGTTGATGGTTTCCCAATTAACGTTCCACCAAGTAAATATATGGTGTTTACCCTGCACCGTGATATGCCAGGAATCATCGGCAAACTCGGTTCTTTACTCGGCAGTTTCAATGTCAACATTGCCAGTATGCAAGTAGGGCGTAAAATTGTCCGTGGTGATGCGGTAATGGCTCTCAGCATTGATGATCCCTTACCAGATGGCATTTTGGAGGAAATTGTCAAAGTGCCTGGGATTCGAGATGCGTATACAGTAACACTATAA
- a CDS encoding DUF1350 family protein: protein MDWKEIRGNWVLIPRNPIGIIHFLGGAFVATAPHLTYRWLLEQLADKGYVIIATPFVNTLDHIAIAESVLLNFDRTIERLHDSTALRKLYLPVYGVGHSMGCKLHLLIGSLFSIERAGNILISFNNYAARDAIPLVEQLNSTLAIEFTPSPLETNQLVQSRYQIRRNLLIKFNNDTIDQSAALTKILQERFPEMVTAQTLPGTHTTPLGQDIKWQTGASFTPFDAFGQWFKQEIYRDLNQLRRAILLWLNPLSPP, encoded by the coding sequence ATGGACTGGAAAGAAATTAGAGGTAATTGGGTACTTATTCCCCGTAATCCCATCGGTATTATCCATTTTTTGGGAGGTGCGTTTGTAGCTACAGCGCCGCACCTGACTTACCGCTGGTTACTAGAACAGTTGGCAGATAAGGGATATGTGATTATTGCTACGCCTTTTGTCAATACTTTGGATCATATTGCGATCGCTGAATCTGTATTGCTGAACTTTGATCGCACTATAGAACGGTTACACGATTCTACAGCATTACGCAAGCTCTATCTACCCGTTTACGGTGTTGGACACAGCATGGGTTGTAAACTCCACCTGCTTATCGGCAGCCTTTTTTCTATAGAGCGTGCAGGTAATATTTTAATATCTTTTAATAATTATGCTGCTAGGGATGCTATCCCCTTAGTAGAACAGCTTAATTCTACATTGGCAATTGAATTTACCCCTTCACCGTTAGAAACCAACCAGCTTGTACAATCACGCTATCAAATCCGCCGCAACCTATTAATCAAATTTAACAACGATACTATTGACCAATCAGCAGCTTTAACCAAAATTTTACAAGAACGTTTTCCGGAAATGGTGACAGCACAAACCTTACCAGGAACTCATACCACACCTCTAGGTCAAGATATCAAATGGCAAACAGGCGCATCATTCACTCCCTTTGATGCCTTTGGACAATGGTTCAAGCAAGAAATATACCGCGACTTGAACCAATTAAGACGCGCCATTCTCTTGTGGCTTAATCCTCTTTCACCACCATAA
- a CDS encoding PP2C family protein-serine/threonine phosphatase: MFTILVIDDDISIQIFLKRLLEKQGYLVVTANDGDEGIAQVITWSPALIICDWIMPGLNGLEVCNYIKTDPNLSTIFFILLTSLDSVADRVKGLDAGADDFISKPIEQNELKARVRAGLRLHQLSRDLQTQKLLLETELAEAAEYVRSLLPLPVTEPFNINSRFIPSRQLGGDCFDYYWLDPDYLAIYLLDTAGHGLKATLPSISVLNLLRSRALKDLNYYQPSDVLRALNETFQMNYQNDKYFTIWYGVYNRIKRQLIYASAGHPPAILISGKSPKNTKVQLLRTPGMPVGMFPEVKYVDACCNIEKFSNLYIFSDGTYEITKSDGTLWSLDAFIQILVSLQYTVDCQLDQVLNYLIALNSKEAFDDDLSILQVKFD; the protein is encoded by the coding sequence ATGTTTACAATACTAGTGATTGATGATGATATTTCAATACAAATATTCCTCAAAAGGCTGTTAGAAAAGCAAGGCTATCTAGTCGTTACTGCTAATGATGGAGACGAAGGCATTGCACAAGTAATAACTTGGAGTCCAGCATTAATTATTTGTGATTGGATCATGCCAGGTCTGAATGGTCTTGAAGTCTGTAACTACATCAAAACAGATCCGAATTTATCTACAATATTTTTTATTTTATTAACATCTTTGGATTCTGTGGCCGATCGCGTCAAAGGATTAGACGCTGGTGCTGATGATTTTATCTCTAAACCCATTGAACAAAATGAATTAAAAGCCAGGGTTAGAGCCGGATTACGCCTACACCAATTGAGTCGTGATTTACAAACTCAAAAGTTACTTTTAGAAACAGAATTAGCAGAAGCAGCAGAATATGTGCGATCGCTTCTACCTCTACCTGTAACTGAACCTTTCAATATTAATTCCCGATTCATTCCCTCACGCCAACTCGGCGGTGATTGTTTCGATTACTATTGGCTAGATCCCGACTATCTAGCAATATACTTGCTAGATACTGCTGGACATGGACTCAAAGCCACTCTCCCCTCAATTTCGGTGCTAAATCTGCTACGTTCCCGCGCCCTCAAAGATTTAAATTATTATCAACCGAGTGACGTACTCAGAGCGCTAAATGAAACCTTCCAAATGAATTATCAAAATGACAAATACTTTACTATTTGGTACGGAGTTTATAATCGAATTAAACGCCAGTTAATTTATGCTAGTGCAGGTCATCCACCAGCAATATTGATATCTGGAAAGTCTCCTAAAAACACTAAAGTCCAACTATTAAGAACTCCAGGTATGCCAGTTGGTATGTTTCCGGAAGTCAAATATGTTGATGCTTGTTGCAATATTGAAAAATTTAGCAATCTTTATATTTTTAGTGATGGTACTTACGAAATTACTAAATCAGATGGCACACTTTGGAGTTTGGATGCTTTTATTCAGATATTAGTTAGCTTACAGTATACTGTTGATTGCCAACTCGATCAGGTATTGAATTACTTGATCGCTTTGAACTCCAAAGAGGCTTTTGATGATGATTTATCAATCCTACAAGTTAAATTTGATTAA
- a CDS encoding STAS domain-containing protein: MNQQMQVKVVKLSGIVNTTNSQELRQNITNLIESGAKTVLVDCQDVTFMDSSALGALVLAFKTLRAADIDMVLCSINEQVRILFELTGMDKVFEIFSNQDDFNQVLLSKN; the protein is encoded by the coding sequence ATGAATCAGCAAATGCAAGTTAAAGTCGTCAAGCTCAGTGGAATTGTCAACACTACTAATTCTCAGGAGTTACGACAGAATATCACTAATCTGATAGAAAGCGGGGCAAAAACTGTGTTAGTTGATTGCCAAGATGTAACTTTTATGGATAGTTCAGCTTTGGGTGCGCTAGTATTAGCATTCAAAACATTACGGGCGGCAGATATAGATATGGTTCTTTGCTCTATTAATGAACAAGTAAGAATATTATTTGAATTAACCGGGATGGATAAAGTGTTTGAAATATTTTCTAATCAAGATGATTTCAATCAGGTTTTACTTTCTAAAAACTAA